cattctcctgcctcagcctctccgagtagctgggattacaggcgcccgccaccacgcccggctaattttttgtatttttagtagagatggggtttcaccgtggtctcgatctcctgaccttgtgatccgcccgcctcggcctcccaaagtgctgggattacaagcgtgagtcaccacgcccggccgcagtTATTCTTTCATAGATTCCACAGAGACCTACTGGGcctctactatgtgccagcctgTGCTGAGGGCTGAAGACACAGCAGGGAAGTTAACACAAtgcccctgccctcatggagctgatGTTCTAGTGAAATATTAGAAAGTATATCCATTATGACTTCTAAACGGAGGTCACTCCAAGTAACAAAGGGCAAAGTGGCTTCATATCTGCTTTCATTGgatcagatgagaaaacaaaggctGAGAGGAGAAGCCATTTGCTCAAGGACACACAGCCAGGTAGCAACAGAACTGTGATCCCAGGACTTGACCTCAGTCACTACTGTTTCCATCAGAACCACAGAGTTTTCCGGGACACTCACCATCACCCCGTGTCCTCTGGGGAAGGGTCTTTCCCCTGCAGTTGCACAGCTGCAGTCCACAGGGACCGTCCCGCTTCCACATTCCTGCAGGACAGGTTGCACTTGTCCTTGCTCTGTGCCTTTTGGCTTCTGAGTTAATCCACATCCTGCCATGCCCAGAGCCACAGGACAACCTTCTCCCTTGAGGTTTTCTTCCTACCTTGCCACGAGGCATCCCTACCCACCCCACCTTacccctttcctttatttttatttttatttttttgagacagaatcttgctctgtcaccaggctggagtgcagtggcatgatcttggctcactgaaacctccacctcccgggttcaagcgattctcttgcctcagcctcctgagtagctgggattacaggtacacgccaccacacccagctaattttcgtattttcagtagagacgggatttcaccatgttggccaggctggtctcgatctcttgacctcatgatcctcctgccttgccctcccaaagtgctgggattacaggcctgagctaccatgcctggccccttttcctttattctaaagccctccccacaccccccaaCCAGCTGGTTACACTTTATCAGGAGGTAGCACCCAGTGCAAATGCACCAGTCTAGCCAGGCTTGCTGTGCTCTGAGAGTGAGCTCTTCCTAAGAGACACTTTATTTAGAACAGTCGCTTTGAATACAGCTCCCAGGTGTAGTCAAGTCCCTTTGCCAGATGCCTGAGACTCTTTTGGGACTCTCACTTTCCAGAATATTGTAACATATTCAGTAGGGTGTGACAACACTCGTGTGGCTCTATTGCTCATAGCCATTGTGTCTTCAGGGACATGTAACTGTGGGTAGCACTAATTTAGAGCAAGATGTAAAGAAATGCTAACCCCTGAGCACACATTAAGCATCCTCTGATTAAACCTTTGTTCGTTGCTCTCTGCTGAATCCAACTCCCTGCTGTTTGGCAGAGGTGCCTTGGGCCGGGCCGTAGGGCAGCACATCTTCCACTCCAGTGTGCACAGGAATCATCTGGCGGTCTTCTTGAAACTCAGATTCTGAGTTAGTAGGTCTGGGATGGAGCTGGAATTTGCCTTTCCAACAAGCTCCTGGGTAAGGCTGCTGCTGCCGCCCTGGGGACCACTGTGAATAGCAAGGCCTTAGGGGCTAAGAGTCAGGACTCCTGAGTTCTCTTTGCTAAGCCACTGTTGTTTCCTGTGACTCTAGGTTGCCACTACTGCTTTCTgggctcagtttcttcatatgaGTCTTGAGAGTTTCGGGTTCAATCAGGATTCCCTGTAGGTCAATTATGTCTGAGTTATGCTGGAGACCTTGTTTAACTCCAGCTGTTAGATTCAGTATGTCCCCGTGGGGTCCGGGCAGCTGGACTTTTAGCCAACTAGCTGGTGATCTGAGTGTGGGGCTACAAGGTGCCACCACCCAGTGGGATGGTCCGGGGCACCCAGTGGCATATTCTGAGGCCTGCTCTACGGTGCTGTCATTGCCAGATAGAGCGGATGCACTGGCCGGGGAGCGGGCAGCAGCTGCCCCGCTCCATCTGCAGCCTGCCCTGCCAGCCGGGTGAGCGGAAGAAGACAGTGAAGGGCATGCCTTGCTGCTGGCACTGCGAGCCTTGCACAGGGTACCAGTACCAGGTGGACCGCTACACCTGTAAGACATGTCCCTACGACATGCGGCCAACGGAGAACCGCACGGGCTGCCGGCCCATCCCCATCATCAAGCTGGAGTGGGACTCGCCCTGGGCCGTGCTGCCCCTCTTCCTGGCCGTGGTGGGCATTGCTGCCACGTTGTTCGTGGTGATCACCTTTGTGCGCTACAACGACACGCCCATCGTCAAGGCCTCGGGCCGTGAACTGAGCTATGTGCTGCTGGCAGGCATCTTCCTGTGCTACGCCACCACCTTCCTCATGATCGCTGAGCCCGACCTTGGCACCTGCTCGCTGCGCCGAATCTTCCTGGGACTAGGGATGAGCATCAGCTACGCGGCCCTGCTCACGAAGACCAACCGCATCTACCGCATCTTTGAGCAGGGCAAGCGCTCGGTCAGTGCCCCACGCTTCATCAGCCCCGCCTCGCAGCTGGCCATCACCTTCAGCCTCATCTCGCTGCAGCTGCTGGGCATCTGTGTGTGGTTTGTGGTGGACCCCTCCCACTCGGTGGTGGACTTCCAGGACCAGCGGACGCTCGACCCCCGCTTCGCCAGGGGTGTGCTCAAGTGTGACATCTCGGACCTGTCGCTCATCTGCCTGCTGGGCTACAGCATGCTACTCATGGTCACGTGCACCGTGTATGCCATCAAGACACGCGGCGTGCCCGAGACCTTCAACGAGGCCAAGCCCATTGGCTTCACCATGTACACTACCTGCATCGTCTGGCTGGCCTTCATCCCCATCTTCTTTGGCACCTCGCAGTCGGCTGACAAGGTGAATGGTGGGGGCCGGGGGTGGACGGTGGGTAGGTGAGGGCAGTGAGCAGGGGGCAGCCTCCTGAGGTTGTCTGGTCTCCCCCATGCTCCAGAAATGCCTTTTTCATGCCTCATTCTGCCTTCTTTCATGCCTCATTTTGCCTTCTCTCCCAGCTGCAAGTTTTCTCTCTGGGTTCTGGGTTTTCGCTCCTCTTTCTCTGTTCTTgcccctctccctcttctctctccccctttctctctgtctcatctCTCCTTTTTTCTGTCCTCCTTTTGTCTCCTTCAGCCCCACTTTACTCCCTCTTTCCATCCTCCCCCgttctcctcccccctccccctctccctgtctctccatGCCTGCTGCCCCTACCccatctccttcccttctttcctccccctcttctctcaccccttcccctcctctctctgtaAGCCTGGGGTGCCGTACCCTCCTTcactcttcattcttttctatactCCTTTCTCTTACCTCTCTCCCCACTCAACCCTGTCTTCCTTTTGGTTCattcctctcttctccctcctccatctACCCCTCACAAGATCCCCATGggaccctccctctctccccagccccaaGCTGCCCTGGAAGCCCAAAGGCTAGGGGCTGGCAGAGGGCCTTTCCTTCCCTTGGCTGGAGTTGCAGAGtggctacctctgcctcctgttggCCTGGCCTGAGGACCTGGGCACACCCCAAGAGACCTGTATGCTCGGCCCACATCCCAGTCCTGGTGCTGGCTAGGTGACTTGGGGGTTTTATCTTGAAGGACTGGGAGTCACTGAAGGCAGGGTATCAAGGTGAACCAAGGACCCCAGGTCTTGGTCTGAGCTCCATGTAGAAGTGTGGGATCTGGGCAAGCCAGGTGGCCTCcctagcctcagtttcttcatcagtaaactGGGGCCATGTCCCTTTCCCTGCAGTCTTTCCAGGTATTGTCACAATCACATGACACAATGGGTACACAAACAGTTAATACACTGTAAGGAGTGTGGAGCTGAGGAAGCCGGAGGAGTGGGGAACGATATCAAAGAGGTGACAGGCCAGATGGTGGCAATGACATTGGCTTTTACCATGAGTGAGAAGAGAGGCCGCTGCAGGCTTCTGAGCAGGTGAGGGTGCTATCTGATATAGGTTGAAAGGGACCCCCTGGCTGCCAAGAGCAGCTGTGAGAAGGTCACTGTCATTCTCTGCAGGAGAGGGTGTCCCCAGCAGATgcagtggggagtgggggagtcTGGGCCTGTCTGGAGACTGGCTGGCCAGGTTTCCAATGGATGGCACATTGGGTGGGAGACCAGGAGAGAGTCAAGTCAAGGAGGACACCATGCTTCGAGGCCTGAGCAATCAGGAAGGAAGGAGTTTCCCATGCTAAGGAAGAGAAGACAATGAGAGGAGCCTGTGAGGGGGCAGGAGAAGGGGTCCTTTGGACATGCCAAGTTTGGGATGTTCGTTAGACGTCCAAATGTAGCTGCCAAGTCAGTGGTTGAATATAGGAGTCTGGAGTTCACAGGCAAGTTCTGGGCTGGAGACATATCTGAGGAGTCGTCAGCCTGAGCCTGGCATCGAAAGCTGTGAGCCcatgactgggtgtggtggctcatgcctgtaatcccagcactttgggaggctgaggcgggtggatcacttgaggtcaggagttcaagaccagcctgaccaacatggtgaaaccctgtctctagcaaaaatacaaaaaagtagccaggcatggtggcttatgcttgtagtccaagctattcaggaggctgaggcaggagaaatgcttgaacttgggagacggaggttgtagtgagctgaggttgtgacactgcactccaaccagggtgacagagtgagaatctatctcatgaaaaaaaaaaagaaaagaaagaaggagggagagagagagagggagagagagagaaagagagaaagaaagaaagaaaaagaaaggaagaaaggaaggaaaggaaagaaagaaacagagagagaaagagcgagCTGTGAGCGCCAGTCTGAGCTCCCAGGGATGCCTAGTTTTCAGTGAGGCAGCCATGGGATGGGGTTCTTGTCATGTGGAGACAGTTTACCTAATGGCCGTTAGGCCCCATGGCAGCTGGTGAGGTCTCATCATCCCCtgcttacagatgaggacacagggGCACAGAGAGGGGGAGTTACTTGCCTTGGTGGCACAGCTGGACTTGACCCCACTTTGTCTAACTTAGGAGCACCCCCCAATCCCCAGCACACCCTTCCCCCCCTGCAGCTCTGGGATACCTCATGCCCCGGGACTTCCTTGGTAGGTGCCCACCTCTTTTCCACCAGCTCCTCAAGGATCATCTTCCAATGGCGGCCTGGTGGGGGTCCCTAAGAGGTAGACCTTGGGGCTGGCAGTGAGTGTCCTAAGATCTGAGATCTGAGACTGGGCCTGCTTCAGCAGGGGGATCCCACCTTGCATGCCTGAGCCAAGCAGCCCCGGTgcagccacggcgcccggcccgtGCTGTGAGCTGGGTCTCTGGCCTCCACCAGGCCTGCTGCGGGAGACCCTCCCTGCTGAGTGCCGATGCAGGCAGAGGCCCTCATGCCTCTCAATGCTCATGGGCCCCATGGAGCCAGCGGGGAGGCCATTCCATACCCCAGGAGGCTGGCAGCTTGAGAAATTACCCTCAATTATACCAGGAGGCCCCTTCCCACACCTCCTCAGGGAGTAAAGGTACCTGGCTGGGAGGCCCACACGTGATGGTTAAGCCCCTCCCTCCACCTTGCCATATTTCCCCCTGGCTGCCTGCCAGCAGCCCACTCCCCAGTGGGGTCCCTGTCATCCCAGGATATCAGGCCCTCCGGTCTCCAGATGTTGCAACCCAGccccccaactcagcctccctacCCTTTCAATCTCTCCAGGTGATCTACCAGCCTCTGATTCCTGCCTTTTTaggaggcttccccagccagcccTGATTATGAAGGGAGTCCCTGAGATGATCAGTTCATAGGCCCAGAGATGGACAGGGACTTGTCCCAGGTCATACGACAGGATGGCCTCACACCAGTGTGCTCTCTCCCTGGTGGCCTAGGACATGGGACATACACCTCTCCCACTCTGGGCCTCTGAATGGGAGGGGGTGGAGGAGATGTGCTCTGAAGTTCCTGCAGTTCAGACTACCAGGCTTCTTAGAGACTTAGGCAACCTGGGGCTGTGTCTGGGCCATGTCATGCCAAGCTCAAGATGCCCCAGTGCAAGCTGCAGGTCTGGCTGctaagtgtgtgtgtttgcatgtagaTCAAGCGGGGTGTGGCTGTTGTCAGGAGTTGTGGTGTGCCTacagaggtgtgtgtgtatagacgTGTGTGTGCCTTTTTGTGCATGTACATGCTCAGTGgtacatgtgtggtgtgtgtgtgcacaggtgtgtgCCCATGTGCATGCAGATTAAGCGgggatgggttgatgggtgtgcTGAGGGGTACGTAGCTGCTGGTGTGTGTATGGATGTGTAGGTTGAGTGTATGTGCCCAGAAGTGTTTGTGCACACACGTGTGCAGATGTGTGAGTGTAAATGTTAGTGAGTGTTTGCAGGTggatgtgtgtagatgtgtgAGTACATTTGtgtctatgtatatgtgtgtacccATGTGtgaagaggtgtgtgtgtgtgtgtgtgtgtgtgtgtgtgtgtgagagagccCAGCTGAGTCAGATGCAAATGTGCAGCTGTGAGGTCAGGTGTATGTGTCAATGCAGGTACGTACATGTATATTGATGTGTGTGTGAGCAGGCATGCATGTATGCACACACGCACTTGCACGTGCTCAGCTGCACCCGTTCCCCCAGGTTTCAGGTGCTGGCACAGAGTGAAGCTGTCTGTGCCGCTCTGGCGAGCAGGCGGCTGGATTTCCCAGCCTTAGCCCGGATTTCCAGGGCTTAACACCACAGCCATTTGGAATTACACTGAACGGGCTTTCTCCACTACGTAGGGTTACTGCTCAGTCATGCTCGGGCAGGACGTGGCTGCAGAGGCAATCGGAGTGTGGGGAAGTTTATTTGTCTGGTTTGTACAGATTCGGAGGATCTCGGTTCCTATCAGGGTCAGCCCGCAGAAGCACAAGGCAGGGAGAGCTCCTTGGTGCCCCCACCGGGGCCCCTCGAACCCTGTACCCATGAGGCCTAGCACGAAAGCAGGAAATTCATCATCCACATCTACAGCTGCTCCTTCCTGTGCCCTTTCCTCACCCCAGGTGTCCTCTGTCCTCCTGCATCAAACTCAGCTCAGACAAGCTCCTTCACTGTGGGGAGCACATGACTAGCGAGGTTGAATGCAGGATTCCTCACGGAGGACGGAGTGCAGCGAGGGCCCATCCACACAGGGGAGCAGGGATGGTGGGAGTTCAGGCACCAGCAGGCTAAGAGGCAGGTgggtgggagaggagaggagatcaTAGCCCGAAGGCCgcctctcactctgcctccctttAAGACCTTCCTGGTGCCTGGGTTCAGCCCCTCGGGAGTGCCTGCTGGGGTCTAGAGGACCACTGTTTCTCTGATAAGGGTTAACCTGCTACCACCTCCTGGTGGCCATGTGTGCCTTCACAGAGGGGGCTCCAGAAACAAAGTCTTAGCCAGAGGCAGGCTCTGATGGTGGGGCTCAAATTCCACACCCTGAAGCAAGGAGCAGAACTGGCAGTGGGCAGCCACACTCCTGCTGTGTACAGGGCCTACCTCCCAGCTGGGGATGGCTAGAGGAGCCCCCAGGGCCCATGCTGGGAGGGAGGGTTTTGATCTATTTATATCCCTTGAATTTTGTTTGCAGAAAGGCTCCTaggctgaaaaacaaaatagaacagaACACCAATGACTGTGCCCATGCCTGTGTTGAGAGTTGGCTATATAATTTTCAGCGCCCAGCACAAAATGAAAACGAAGGGCCCACTGTTCAGAAATTATCCACAATTCAATATGGTGGCAGCAGGACCTTAAACCGAGAGCTAGGCACAGGCCCCTGGGTGACTGCACAGGTTGTACACTCATAGCGCTGGCCCTGCCTGTGTTCATGGAGGGGCGTCTGGTACCCAGAGAGGGGAGGAAACTTGTTAGCATCCCACAGTGGGCTGGGGCAGAGTAGAATCTGGAACCCAGGACACTGGCCCTCAACATAGAACTGTGTCCCCTGCAAGGGTTCCTCTGCCCAGAGAAGGGCCTCTATCCCTGGTCCCACCAATTCCATGTGGGCCCAGTGCAAAGGGTCTAAGATGGGTGTCTCACCTGGGACACAACCCCTATTTCCAAGAACCCCCAGTGTGAGAGGAGAGCCAGCCCTGCCCCCAGGGAACCCTGATGTAATGAGGGAGACACACCTTTTCCTCTGGGAACTCCTAGTCTCATGGTGAAGACCCAGATGACAAGCCTATTCTCCATTAGCCCGAGACTCTACGGTATTCCCCAAGCAACTGTTTTGATGCTCTGGAGCCTCTTCCTGCCTTCTCACTCTGGCCACCAGCCCCAATTCGGGCAGGAGAGACGGCCAGCATGGCCCTGCTGGCTGGTCATCACCTTTCCCTCCAAGAGAGCTCCATGCCCAGGGGTGAGAGCGTAAGTGGTGTCTGAGGATGGAGGCCTGTCTATGTCTGGAGCGGCATGTGCTCACTTGGGGACAGGCTTTCATTTCCCCTGGGCCTGTGACATTTTCCTGAACCAGTGGCCGCCCTCGGCCTCCTTCCCCTCGGAACTCTGCCTGACCTGGGCCACGCCAGCCTGGAGGCTGCACTTTGAGGAGTGTCAGTGCCTTGGCTTGGGCACATCATGGCTGTCTGGTCATGCCCTCATGTTCCCCATGTCTCTTCTCCTCAGTTTCACCTCAGTGCCTGCAGTCACTAAAAGCAAGTTTCACATGGCTTCACAGTCTGTGCTTGGGGTACCCTCATGGTTTGGGTGAGGTAGCTGCTTTCATCCCATTGCACTGAGggaaaaactgaggcccacagaagGGCAAGATTCTCCTTTTAGGCCCTAGGGCGTCTCCAGTCCCTCTCCCAAAGGTAGGAAACCCAGGGCAGGGTGGCTGGAAATGAAGGTCATCCCATCCAGTGTCATGAGGCATTTATGGAGCGGCATGCAAGGGACAGGGAGGAATATAAGAACGGGAAGACCTGGTCCCTACATGGGGGGTACTGCCAGATGAGGCCAGGGCCCCTGTGCCTTCAGGAAACAAGTCCAGACGTGTATCCACACTGCTGGTCTGGGTAGAAGAAATGAAGGGTATCGTGGGTGCCCGTAGAGCTGGGGGTCAGGAAAGGATTCCTGGAGGAAGCACACCAGCCACGTACCAGGGCAGGACCCAGGCTCAGAAAGAGCAGATTTGGGGAAGAGCATTTCCTGCTTCCTTCATGCCCAGACCCAGGAGGCCTAGCCTGGGTCTCCTTTGGTCCCACCTTGGCTGAGGAGGTTCAGAGGGGCGGCTGAGGAGGTTCAGAGGGGCAGCTGAGGAGGTTCAGAGGGGCGGCTGAGGAGGTTCAGAGGGGCGGCTGAGGAGGTTCAGAGGGGCGGCTGAGGAGGTTCAGAGGGGCGGCTGAGGAGGTTCAGAGGGGCGGCTGAGGAGGTTCAGAGGAGCGGCTGAGGAGGTTCAGAGGGGCAGCTGAGGCCTGGAGGACCCGGAGGaagggagaggcagggaggggaatCCTAGACGGGGACAGTGGGAATTGCCGGGCCCTGCCTGGAAGGCTCTACTGTTGTAAAATGGATTATCCGACACCAGATTAATGGGCTTTCATTTTGCTAAACATCTGTCACTGTTAGTGCCGGCGAGCGAGCATGAAATGAGCTCTGACTGCTGCCACCACTGTATCGCGATGGATGCCGAGGATCCCATGCTGTGCCCTGGGGGACCGTTGCGGGGGCAGTCATTGAATGGGGGCCTGATCTGAGGGGCTGTGACATGGCCACTGGGTGTTATTCCAAAGCACCAAGGGGTGCTCCTCTCGCCCTCGGCCCTGAGAAGGGCCAGCTGTGGTCTCCTGAGAGCCTCTCCTCAGGCGCACCTCCTCCACATAGCAAATAACAGCGGTAACCTGAAATGGCACTTACCATGTCCCAGATGTTTTCCacactttttaaacacttattaaatcacttaattctcacaacagccctagGAGGTAAGTAGTATCATTATCATGCCCATATTATacgtgaggaaactgaggcacaaggatgTGACGTGTCCAATATCACACAGCTGGaagtagtgagccaagatttgaatGCAGAAACCCtggtctgcagtcccagctccaaGCCACgacttccttctgcctgaaggCAGCGGGATGCAGGGTGGGGTCCCCGGGTGCGTCCCTGGATGGGAACTGGCGGGGGTCAGGGCCTGCAGTCGGGGCGCAGCCTGCTCTGACGCCGCCGTGCCCTCCGCCAGCTGTACATTCAGACGACGACGCTGACGGTCTCGGTGAGTCTGAGCGCCTCGGTGTCCCTGGGAATGCTCTACATGCCCAAGGTCTATATCATCCTCTTCCACCCGGAGCAGAACGTGCCCAAGCGCAAGCGCAGCCTCAAAGCCGTCGTTACGGCGGCCACCATGTCCAACAAGTTCACGCAGAAGGGCAACTTCCGGCCCAACGGAGAGGCCAAGTCTGAGCTCTGCGAGAACCTTGAGGCCCCAGGTGAGTGCCTGGCCCCGTTCCGCCCTCGCGGGCCCCAGGCCCCGCTCCTTTCGCAGCAGGTCGGCTGAgatcctgcccctccccaccccgcccTGCCCCGATGCCCCATCCTGGGGAGGCGGCGGGGGACACTGGGAGAACCCTGAGGCTACAGGTGGGAGCCAGCCTCTCAGGGAGAGCCCTGAGGCACCACATTAGAGCCCGTTCTGTCCTGCCCCTCCTGGTGGCCTGGGGAGAACCTCAAGTTCTCCAGCTGGTGCCCTAGCAGCACCCTTCCAGGGATCTGTGCCCCACCCCGAGGCAGGCCACCAGGGGGCGCCTTGGCCCTGAGGGTGAGCGGGGACCCCGGGATTTCCCTGTGCTGGGGCCTGGGTCTCCGCCTGTGCCCTTTCAGCCCCTCTGGGAGAAGAGGTCGTCCCTGGGGCCCTGCACACTGTCCCTTTGGTAACCCGGTGGGGTGGAAGCGGCCCTGAGCCCAGAGCAGCTGTAACACCCAGCTTGGCTTTGTTCAGCCACCCACTAGCAGGCACCTGAGCTATGGGGACCCGGGACATGGGCCGGCCAGGACCATGACGGCAGGGTGAGGCAGAGGGGCCTACAGAACTGCCTAGCTGCGCTCAGGTAGTTGCCTGTCTGGGGGACTGTCCAAGGAGACCCAGCAGGAGAGGGTCATGCTTTGTGGTGGGGCAGGGCACCAGGCAGGGACCTTGGCGGCTGAGGGGCAGGCCTGCGGTCTGGAGCTGGCCAGGACAGGTCTCTCCAGGGCTGGTTACGGAGCAGTGCCACCATCTTTGCCCAATTTCCCTCTTCCTCGGAGATCCAGCCTGTGCGCCTCTGTTGTGGAGAGTATACTGGCTTCTGACACCCTTCCCTTTCTTATCAACGCCCCTGATGCTTGTGTGTCCCCCTTTTCCTGCCCTGTGACCTCTGGTTCTTTCCAGTCCTCCTCCTCCCCGCAGAACACCAGCTTCCCTCAACCTACGACCCTGGGGTTCCCTTCGGGTGCCATGCTGGCCCCCATGCAGAGCAGGGAAGGGACAGAGGGGCCCATGGGACTCCCACCTTTGGCCTTTCATGTCTACCTGGATGTTCAGAAACCCCAGATGAAACCCTGACCAGGCCTTTCTGCCTGATTGGGGACCCCGTCCCTGTTCCAGTTTTCCTCCTTCCCATGGAGACCTCCCTTCTCAGGTCCCAGGTCCTGTTCCATCCAGACCCCCTCTCTGCTGCGTGCAGGAGCAGGTCTGTCAGATGTGCTTTTCCCCAGTGCTCCTGAGAGCTAGTGGGTATTAGCCCCTCCCGGAGGTGACACCCTGGCCCCAAAGGGTGACACTGCAGGTGCTGTGACAGGGCAGAGGGTCCCATAAAGGGTGGGGCCCTCACAGAGAGCTCTGATGGCTCAGTACTGGCACTGCCCTCTGCCTCTGCTCCAGCCAGTCACCTGGGAACATGGGACAATTACCCACTCCTGCCAGAGGAGGGGtgtggaggcctggggaaggAGACCCCGTATCCCCAGGCCCCTGCTTCCTGCCTAGAGGGGCCTGGGGGCCTCCAGGCTGTGGGGCAACCCCCACGAGCCTCACTTCCAGCTGCCCTGGGGTTAGGAGGGACTGAGGGGTCTGTGGTCACCCAGACCCCCTGCAGGCCTCAGCATCCTCCCCCCTGAAAGTCTTAGGGGCTTCCATGGTAGGGAAGTGGGGagcccctctccccacctcctgtGTGAAGGCCAGCAGCCAGCACCCTGTGCCCCCACTGTTTCTCATCTCAGTGACAACAGGGGTCATGGAGGCACCAGGCAGGAGCCAGGTGATTAATTGTGGGGACAGCCGGATGGAGGGGGTGTGAGCAGGAGTGGGAAGGTGTCACTCCTGTGGAACAGGGAcatttttcactctgtcactggcAGGCTACGTATCTTTAAACAAACAACAGAATAAATAATTCAGGGGCCTGATTGCAGGCAGATTGGGTGCGGAGACAAGGGGCGACAAATGGGGGCTGTCAGCTGGTGCCTAGcactgcctggctaattgttatcTGCGCCTCCGGCAACTGAAAACCAGCAGCCAGGGCCTATTGTCAGCACCGGGTGGGCTCGGGGCCTCGGCCCACACCCCTTGGCCTTCCCCTCACACTGAGGGTGCTCCGGGAGTGTTGCTGTCCCTATCCGGTCCCCAGTGCTGGAGTAATTCCAGCCCTGTCCTTCTGCCCAGCATTTTGCAGGATTTAAGGAGTGTTTCTGTTCACCTCTTGGCTGACCCCACGTGGTGTTTATTATcaccccatcttacagatgagagaaTCTCGGTTCTGAGAAGGTCAGTTTGTCAGAAGGGCCACATGGCAGGTGTCGAGATTCCCCCATAGCATTGCGGGCAGGACTGGACCCCAAGTGTCCTGACTTCTGGTGAACCTTTCCCTTGGAGCCTCACTGTTAGCTCGTGGGGGCCCTGGGCAGACTCACAGCACCCACTTTCCAGATGGTGAGACTGAGGCTTGGGTGAAGAGCTCCCCAGCTTCTGGAACCTGTGAGCTGGGTTTTCTAGGGCAGACAGGGCATTAGAGGAGAGCAGAGGCCCTGCGGTCCTTCCTCTCCACACTTCCTCTAGTCTGCAGCTGTCCGTGGTGCCCCTCAGCTGCCCTCAGGCTTGCATCCCCTGCAGTCACTGGAGATTTTGTTGTggttgctgagagtttttttcaCCTCTGAGCCAGGAGCTGCTGATGGGTTTTACAGGCTTGGAAGCTCAGTTTTATCAGTTCCCCCAGGGGATGACAGAGCTCTGGGGAATTGATTCTCACCAGCTTGGCCTGCTGTGATTCGCATAGCCACTGCTGGTCTTTTTCTGACCATGGGGGATAGAA
The window above is part of the Symphalangus syndactylus isolate Jambi chromosome 23, NHGRI_mSymSyn1-v2.1_pri, whole genome shotgun sequence genome. Proteins encoded here:
- the GRM4 gene encoding metabotropic glutamate receptor 4 isoform X9; its protein translation is MVQTLPKLFPHDGAKRKKRTLRTSGPCCGGGGQIPQISYASTAPDLSDNSRYDFFSRVVPSDTYQAQAMVDIVRALKWNYVSTVASEGSYGESGVEAFIQKSREDGGVCIAQSVKIPREPKAGEFDKIIRRLLETSNARAVIIFANEDDIRRVLEAARRANQTGHFFWMGSDSWGSKIAPVLHLEEVAEGAVTILPKRMSVRGFDRYFSSRTLDNNRRNIWFAEFWEDNFHCKLSRHALKKGSHVKKCTNRERIGQDSAYEQEGKVQFVIDAVYAMGHALHAMHRDLCPGRVGLCPRMDPVDGTQLLKYIRNVNFSGIAGNPVTFNENGDAPGRYDIYQYQLRNDSAEYKVIGSWTDHLHLRIERMHWPGSGQQLPRSICSLPCQPGERKKTVKGMPCCWHCEPCTGYQYQVDRYTCKTCPYDMRPTENRTGCRPIPIIKLEWDSPWAVLPLFLAVVGIAATLFVVITFVRYNDTPIVKASGRELSYVLLAGIFLCYATTFLMIAEPDLGTCSLRRIFLGLGMSISYAALLTKTNRIYRIFEQGKRSVSAPRFISPASQLAITFSLISLQLLGICVWFVVDPSHSVVDFQDQRTLDPRFARGVLKCDISDLSLICLLGYSMLLMVTCTVYAIKTRGVPETFNEAKPIGFTMYTTCIVWLAFIPIFFGTSQSADKLYIQTTTLTVSVSLSASVSLGMLYMPKVYIILFHPEQNVPKRKRSLKAVVTAATMSNKFTQKGNFRPNGEAKSELCENLEAPALATKQTYVTYTNHAI
- the GRM4 gene encoding metabotropic glutamate receptor 4 isoform X1, which encodes MGSDSWGSKIAPVLHLEEVAEGAVTILPKRMSVRGFDRYFSSRTLDNNRRNIWFAEFWEDNFHCKLSRHALKKGSHVKKCTNRERIGQDSAYEQEGKVQFVIDAVYAMGHALHAMHRDLCPGRVGLCPRMDPVDGTQLLKYIRNVNFSGIAGNPVTFNENGDAPGRYDIYQYQLRNDSAEYKVIGSWTDHLHLRIERMHWPGSGQQLPRSICSLPCQPGERKKTVKGMPCCWHCEPCTGYQYQVDRYTCKTCPYDMRPTENRTGCRPIPIIKLEWDSPWAVLPLFLAVVGIAATLFVVITFVRYNDTPIVKASGRELSYVLLAGIFLCYATTFLMIAEPDLGTCSLRRIFLGLGMSISYAALLTKTNRIYRIFEQGKRSVSAPRFISPASQLAITFSLISLQLLGICVWFVVDPSHSVVDFQDQRTLDPRFARGVLKCDISDLSLICLLGYSMLLMVTCTVYAIKTRGVPETFNEAKPIGFTMYTTCIVWLAFIPIFFGTSQSADKLYIQTTTLTVSVSLSASVSLGMLYMPKVYIILFHPEQNVPKRKRSLKAVVTAATMSNKFTQKGNFRPNGEAKSELCENLEAPALATKQTYVTYTNHAI